From Verrucomicrobiia bacterium, the proteins below share one genomic window:
- a CDS encoding right-handed parallel beta-helix repeat-containing protein, translated as MRGRCGVRWSAWWLGIVLLVPSASAAIWHVRSTGSDAASGSSWTSAKRSVAAALAQSSEGDEVWVAAGIYFERIALQNEVALYGGFEGTETARDQRDFNRHLTILDGEAAGTVVRCESAGATPATRLDGFVVRNGRGVLGGGIACTATSPTLANNLITGNVSLGPGGGICCYNGANPVILNNRILGNRAEGDDADGGGIACMAGRRGNLGSSPWIVGNLIARNQAGENGGGIVARDIFVSEDGQVVVPSAPRILNNILAENIATQPPLGDRSLGGGAIACVNDGMAEVVANNLIVANSGWQAGGILLVGGARDHPQVINNTLAGNSGPALRWLGVRSIRIANNLIAFNAAGLSRSIDSPGGPVTASHNLLHGNQLDYDGLADLTGQDGNLSFDPRFAGFSHGDYRLTATSPCIQAGDDSAVASDWRDLHGQPRIRGGRVDIGAEEWDGNVRVPLLRVLRVHPSGDDLRDGASWTGAKRTIAAAIAALHEAALDAAPGIGGGEIWVAAGTYRENLVLPPHVHLYGGFVGGEITRAERNPDAHATVIDGTSRNRVLLIWGGHRVHTVDGFRVQGGRLTGGPSDQGGGMECYYSGPRIAGCTVTGNVANLGGAIGGFGADPWITDCRLTDNAAGADGRGLGGGIHLDRSLGTIERCVLARNAASDGGGLFASFSQPRILDCEIADNSGKGISLWNSRGLGWTLADRLEVARNRILRNVTSHEGAGLHVLFCAGRIVNNLVLLNRSGTLEGGGYGGGMSLTGGEDGGGTLLVAHNSILGNTAEFFGLNFGGGIHLYLLAHPTLVLANNIIAHNSSGLFNRQASPVSPLLVRNNVFANQDRDYQTVGAFGIPGAPLFHPSDLSVDPRFRSLDGDFRLQPGSLCIDAGDPAFAPENDADGLPRPLDGDADGFPGADLGAYEMVHPTVVGQIQFPAPTAVVHMADGECRLTLRRTVGLATAVAVPFATFEGTARAGTDFEAVQGQVTLAGGQSVAEIRIPLHRDRLGLEPRTFTVRLSDPGGTARLGSPAEVLVTLHPVRPWAEANPWNIPDSWIQQHGLVLTATSDADGDGFLDRFEYVAGTDPTRADSLLRLLSVTRGPDGRALIVTWSSVPGKRYAVRRSSSLTGAGPFGTPMVTGLTASGAVTSWTSPPGTEPHGFLLVEVEP; from the coding sequence ATGCGAGGTCGCTGTGGCGTGCGATGGTCGGCATGGTGGTTGGGGATCGTGCTCCTCGTTCCCTCGGCGTCGGCCGCCATCTGGCATGTTCGGTCCACGGGTTCGGATGCGGCATCCGGCAGTTCCTGGACTTCGGCGAAGCGGTCCGTGGCGGCGGCGTTGGCCCAGTCCAGTGAAGGCGACGAGGTTTGGGTGGCGGCGGGGATCTATTTCGAGCGGATCGCTCTGCAGAATGAGGTGGCCCTCTACGGCGGCTTCGAGGGAACCGAGACAGCTCGCGACCAACGCGATTTCAACCGCCACCTCACCATCCTCGATGGAGAAGCGGCGGGTACGGTCGTGCGATGCGAAAGTGCAGGCGCCACGCCGGCGACGCGCCTGGACGGCTTCGTGGTGCGGAACGGCCGTGGCGTCCTGGGCGGCGGGATCGCGTGCACCGCCACCTCCCCCACCCTCGCCAACAATCTCATCACCGGGAACGTCTCGCTGGGACCCGGCGGCGGAATCTGCTGCTACAACGGTGCCAACCCGGTGATTCTGAATAACCGCATCCTGGGAAACCGGGCCGAGGGCGACGACGCGGACGGCGGGGGCATCGCCTGCATGGCCGGGCGTCGTGGCAATCTGGGTTCGTCCCCTTGGATCGTGGGCAACCTCATCGCCCGGAACCAGGCGGGCGAGAACGGGGGCGGTATCGTGGCCCGCGACATCTTCGTCTCGGAGGACGGGCAGGTGGTGGTGCCCAGTGCCCCGCGAATCCTGAACAACATCCTGGCGGAGAACATCGCCACCCAACCCCCGCTGGGAGATCGCAGTCTGGGGGGCGGCGCCATTGCCTGCGTGAATGACGGCATGGCGGAGGTGGTGGCCAACAACCTCATCGTCGCCAATAGCGGCTGGCAGGCCGGCGGGATTCTCCTGGTGGGCGGTGCCCGCGACCATCCTCAGGTCATCAACAACACCCTGGCCGGGAACAGCGGTCCCGCCCTCCGCTGGCTCGGTGTCCGTTCCATCCGAATCGCCAATAATCTCATTGCCTTCAATGCCGCCGGGCTTTCCCGTTCGATCGATTCGCCAGGCGGACCCGTCACCGCCTCCCACAACCTGTTGCATGGCAATCAACTCGACTACGACGGTCTCGCCGATCTCACCGGGCAGGACGGGAATCTCTCCTTCGATCCCCGCTTCGCGGGCTTTTCCCACGGGGACTATCGCCTGACCGCCACCTCGCCCTGCATCCAGGCGGGGGATGACTCGGCTGTGGCGTCCGACTGGCGGGATCTCCATGGCCAGCCACGGATCCGGGGCGGGCGGGTCGACATCGGGGCCGAGGAATGGGACGGGAACGTCCGCGTCCCCTTGCTCCGGGTTCTGCGCGTGCATCCTTCGGGCGACGATCTTCGCGACGGTGCGTCCTGGACGGGCGCGAAGCGGACGATTGCAGCTGCCATCGCCGCCCTGCATGAGGCCGCTCTGGATGCGGCTCCCGGGATTGGGGGTGGCGAGATCTGGGTGGCTGCCGGCACCTACCGCGAAAATCTGGTTCTCCCGCCCCATGTGCATCTTTACGGGGGCTTCGTCGGAGGCGAGATCACGCGGGCAGAGCGCAATCCGGACGCGCACGCGACGGTCATCGACGGAACTTCCCGCAATCGGGTCCTGCTCATCTGGGGTGGCCATCGAGTCCACACGGTGGATGGATTCCGCGTTCAAGGCGGCCGGTTGACTGGCGGACCCTCCGACCAGGGGGGCGGCATGGAGTGCTACTACTCCGGACCGCGCATCGCCGGATGCACCGTGACGGGCAACGTCGCCAACCTGGGCGGCGCCATTGGCGGTTTCGGGGCCGACCCCTGGATCACCGATTGCCGGCTTACCGACAACGCCGCCGGCGCCGATGGACGCGGCCTCGGGGGCGGCATCCACCTGGACCGCTCCCTTGGAACGATCGAGCGGTGTGTCCTTGCCCGGAATGCGGCCTCGGATGGCGGCGGCCTCTTCGCCTCGTTCAGCCAGCCTCGGATTCTTGATTGCGAAATCGCCGACAATTCAGGCAAGGGCATCTCCCTCTGGAACAGCCGCGGTCTGGGCTGGACCCTGGCCGACCGCCTCGAAGTCGCCCGCAATCGGATTCTGCGAAATGTGACCTCGCACGAGGGAGCCGGTCTCCATGTCCTCTTCTGTGCCGGTCGCATCGTCAACAACCTCGTCCTGCTCAACCGAAGCGGGACCCTCGAAGGAGGCGGCTACGGGGGAGGCATGTCCCTCACCGGCGGCGAGGACGGCGGAGGAACCCTCCTGGTCGCCCACAACTCCATCCTCGGCAACACCGCGGAATTCTTCGGTCTCAATTTCGGAGGCGGCATCCACCTGTATCTCCTTGCCCACCCCACCCTCGTGCTGGCGAACAACATCATCGCCCACAACAGCAGCGGCCTCTTCAATCGTCAGGCCAGCCCGGTCAGCCCCCTTCTCGTCCGTAACAACGTCTTCGCCAACCAGGACCGCGACTACCAAACCGTTGGCGCCTTCGGCATCCCCGGCGCTCCCTTGTTCCATCCTTCGGACCTGTCCGTCGATCCCCGCTTCCGCTCCCTCGATGGCGATTTTCGACTCCAACCCGGCTCGCTGTGCATCGACGCAGGAGATCCAGCGTTCGCCCCCGAGAACGACGCGGATGGCCTGCCGCGCCCGCTCGATGGCGACGCCGACGGCTTCCCCGGCGCGGATCTCGGTGCCTACGAAATGGTTCACCCCACGGTCGTCGGGCAGATCCAGTTCCCGGCGCCGACGGCGGTCGTCCACATGGCCGACGGGGAATGTCGCCTCACCCTGAGGCGAACGGTCGGACTGGCCACTGCTGTGGCTGTCCCTTTTGCCACCTTCGAGGGCACCGCCCGCGCCGGCACCGACTTCGAGGCGGTCCAGGGACAGGTGACCTTAGCCGGCGGACAGTCCGTCGCCGAGATTCGGATTCCCCTGCATCGGGATCGGTTGGGACTGGAACCCCGCACCTTCACGGTTCGGCTATCCGATCCGGGGGGAACCGCCCGGCTGGGGTCTCCAGCCGAAGTCCTCGTAACCCTGCATCCCGTTCGCCCGTGGGCCGAAGCCAACCCCTGGAACATCCCCGATTCCTGGATTCAGCAGCATGGCCTCGTGCTGACTGCCACCTCGGATGCGGACGGCGACGGCTTCCTGGACCGCTTTGAGTATGTGGCCGGCACGGATCCGACCCGGGCCGATTCGCTGCTTCGCCTCTTGTCGGTCACCCGCGGACCCGATGGGCGGGCACTGATCGTGACCTGGTCCAGCGTGCCCGGAAAACGCTATGCCGTTCGCCGGTCATCGTCGCTCACCGGTGCCGGTCCGTTCGGCACGCCCATGGTCACGGGACTTACTGCCTCCGGTGCGGTCACGTCCTGGACGTCGCCTCCGGGAACGGAGCCCCACGGATTTCTGCTCGTTGAAGTCGAACCATGA
- a CDS encoding dipeptide epimerase — MDLHVEPFDLHLAHRWAIASRTGPGGGDGTDTFPVVLVRIRDADGIEGWGESAPSTRYGESPESVREVLKTVDGTRLSWDDLEASRAYLQELGPESPAARCALDIALLDGAARKARQAVHTFLGVPFTEGRHVTSFSIGLDTPEVIRAKVLEAEPYPILKLKLGSASDRENLAALRSAAPEKPVRVDANEAWKTREHALRELEWLATDGRIEFVEQPMPAGTPRADREWLHARSPIPLMADESYRDASDLPAVLGCFASVNVKLVKTGGITGAHAALQAARNAGLKTMLGCMIESSVLIAAAAHLADLTDYLDLDGNLLVTNDPFQGLTANAGVLSWADASEVHGLRVTRRAGT, encoded by the coding sequence GTGGATCTGCACGTTGAGCCATTCGATCTCCATCTCGCCCATCGCTGGGCCATTGCCAGTCGCACCGGTCCCGGCGGGGGAGACGGCACCGACACCTTCCCGGTGGTGCTGGTTCGCATACGGGATGCGGATGGAATCGAGGGCTGGGGCGAAAGTGCTCCTTCCACGCGCTATGGCGAGTCGCCGGAGTCGGTCCGGGAAGTCCTGAAGACGGTGGATGGCACCCGGTTGTCGTGGGACGACCTCGAGGCGAGCCGGGCCTACTTGCAGGAACTGGGGCCGGAATCTCCCGCGGCGCGGTGCGCTCTGGATATCGCGCTACTCGACGGGGCGGCCCGGAAGGCGCGCCAGGCGGTGCATACTTTTCTGGGGGTTCCGTTCACCGAGGGCCGGCACGTGACGTCCTTCAGCATCGGCCTCGATACCCCGGAGGTGATCCGCGCCAAAGTCCTGGAGGCGGAACCGTATCCGATCCTCAAACTAAAGCTGGGGAGCGCCTCCGACCGCGAAAACCTCGCCGCTCTCCGCTCGGCGGCCCCGGAAAAGCCGGTCCGTGTGGATGCCAACGAGGCCTGGAAAACGCGGGAGCATGCGCTGCGCGAACTCGAATGGCTGGCCACCGACGGGCGCATTGAATTCGTTGAACAGCCGATGCCGGCCGGCACGCCCCGTGCCGACCGGGAATGGCTTCACGCCCGCTCTCCGATTCCGCTGATGGCGGATGAATCGTACCGGGACGCCTCGGATCTGCCAGCGGTGCTCGGATGTTTCGCTTCGGTGAACGTGAAGCTGGTGAAGACCGGAGGCATCACTGGCGCCCACGCCGCCCTTCAAGCGGCCCGCAATGCCGGACTGAAGACGATGCTCGGCTGCATGATCGAGAGCAGCGTCCTGATCGCCGCAGCGGCGCACCTGGCGGACCTCACGGATTACCTGGACCTCGACGGGAATCTTCTGGTGACCAACGACCCATTTCAAGGCCTCACGGCAAACGCCGGGGTGTTGTCATGGGCCGACGCATCCGAGGTTCACGGCCTGCGGGTGACGCGCCGGGCGGGGACCTGA
- a CDS encoding PQQ-binding-like beta-propeller repeat protein, giving the protein MAIPRPLHPEPRLTVEVQGAAGWGRAWGALRVGASLLWITWGWEAGAQAGRDWAVYHGDAAGTHYSSLRQIHRRNVARLRPVWVYRCDDRRDRPPTTIQCNPLILDGILYGTTPGMKVFALDADTGRERWVFDPWAGRPGSGVNRGLAWWGEGHERRLFFAAGPRLFALRADSGEPVPEFGPGGFIDLRQGLDQDAFDLPVLAPTPGVVFRDLLIMGSSIPDTLPPTAPGHIRAFDVRTGERRWIFHTLPHPGEYGYETWGPDNWQINGGANAWGGLTLDVHRAIVYAGTGSANSDHYGGDRPGMNLFANCTLALDAATGERRWHFQTVHHDLWDYDLPCPPVLLTLRRGFRRIDAAAQITKMGHLFVFDRVTGRPLFPVEERPVPASDVPGEVGWPTQPFPVRPPPFAHQGMSEDDVTTRSPEARAAVRNRLREMRSQGLFTPPSTRPTVVMPQFNGGGEWGGAAVDPPHGWLYVNASNEPEWIQMFPARPKEALTRYELGNHLHRALCAQCHGGGRPDLPGSVSLRDVRERLSREALIDLLLSGRGQMPSFANLSDLERDAVATYLFGERGGETVPLDSTQAAWANRIPWLANGHPELRDPDGFPATRPPWGTLTAVDLNRGRIAWQVPLGTYPELERRGMPPTGTFNIGGPIATAGGLVFIAATMDERFRAFDSRTGDVLWTFQLDAGGYATPATYQVGDRQYVVIAAGGAGKPGTRPGDAYWCFALP; this is encoded by the coding sequence GTGGCGATCCCTCGACCGCTCCACCCCGAACCCCGCCTGACTGTGGAGGTTCAGGGCGCCGCCGGGTGGGGACGCGCCTGGGGCGCGCTTCGGGTGGGAGCCTCACTTCTGTGGATTACTTGGGGTTGGGAGGCTGGAGCGCAGGCGGGGCGCGATTGGGCGGTGTACCACGGCGACGCCGCCGGGACCCATTACTCCAGCCTCCGCCAGATTCACCGGCGCAATGTCGCCCGGTTGCGCCCGGTCTGGGTGTACCGCTGCGACGATCGGCGCGATCGGCCCCCGACCACCATTCAATGCAATCCGCTGATCCTTGACGGCATCCTCTACGGTACGACTCCCGGGATGAAGGTGTTCGCCCTCGACGCGGATACCGGGCGCGAACGCTGGGTGTTCGATCCGTGGGCCGGCCGTCCCGGGAGCGGAGTGAACCGCGGTCTGGCTTGGTGGGGTGAAGGCCACGAACGCCGGCTCTTCTTTGCCGCCGGTCCGCGCCTGTTCGCCCTCCGTGCCGACTCCGGCGAACCTGTTCCCGAATTCGGGCCAGGCGGATTCATCGACTTGCGCCAGGGCCTTGACCAGGACGCCTTCGACCTCCCGGTGCTCGCCCCGACACCCGGGGTGGTCTTTCGCGATCTGTTGATCATGGGATCGTCAATCCCCGACACCTTGCCGCCGACGGCTCCGGGTCATATCCGGGCCTTCGATGTCCGGACCGGCGAACGACGCTGGATCTTCCACACCCTCCCGCACCCGGGCGAATACGGGTACGAGACCTGGGGCCCCGACAACTGGCAGATCAACGGCGGCGCCAACGCCTGGGGTGGCCTCACGCTGGATGTCCACCGGGCCATCGTCTACGCCGGCACCGGATCGGCCAATTCCGACCATTACGGCGGCGATCGGCCCGGTATGAACCTGTTCGCCAACTGCACCCTCGCCCTCGACGCAGCCACCGGGGAACGCCGCTGGCACTTTCAGACGGTTCATCATGACCTTTGGGACTACGACCTCCCCTGCCCTCCGGTTCTGTTGACGCTGCGCCGCGGATTCCGCCGGATCGACGCCGCGGCGCAGATCACCAAGATGGGCCATCTGTTCGTCTTCGATCGCGTGACCGGCCGGCCACTCTTCCCAGTGGAAGAACGCCCCGTACCCGCCTCCGACGTTCCTGGCGAAGTCGGCTGGCCCACCCAGCCATTCCCGGTGCGACCCCCACCGTTTGCCCACCAGGGGATGAGCGAGGACGACGTCACGACACGCTCCCCGGAAGCTAGGGCTGCTGTCCGCAATCGCCTGAGGGAAATGCGGTCCCAGGGGCTCTTCACCCCACCCTCGACACGGCCCACCGTGGTGATGCCGCAGTTCAACGGCGGCGGCGAATGGGGCGGCGCGGCCGTTGATCCACCGCACGGCTGGCTCTACGTCAACGCCAGCAACGAGCCCGAATGGATCCAGATGTTCCCCGCCCGGCCGAAGGAGGCCCTCACCCGGTATGAACTGGGGAACCACCTGCACCGAGCGCTTTGTGCTCAATGTCATGGCGGAGGCCGTCCGGACCTTCCCGGCTCGGTTTCGTTGCGGGACGTCCGGGAGCGGCTTTCGCGCGAGGCACTGATCGACCTCCTCCTGTCGGGCCGCGGCCAGATGCCGTCGTTCGCCAACCTCTCAGACCTCGAACGGGACGCCGTGGCGACCTACCTCTTCGGTGAACGTGGGGGTGAGACGGTGCCTCTCGATTCGACCCAGGCCGCCTGGGCCAACCGCATCCCCTGGCTGGCCAACGGGCACCCTGAACTCCGCGATCCCGATGGTTTCCCTGCCACCCGTCCGCCTTGGGGAACCCTCACCGCGGTGGACCTGAATCGCGGTCGAATCGCCTGGCAAGTGCCGCTGGGCACTTATCCCGAACTGGAAAGACGCGGCATGCCGCCGACGGGCACTTTCAATATCGGCGGCCCGATCGCGACGGCCGGGGGCCTGGTGTTCATCGCGGCGACCATGGACGAGCGATTCCGGGCCTTCGACTCTCGCACCGGCGATGTGCTCTGGACCTTTCAACTCGATGCAGGAGGCTACGCGACACCTGCGACGTACCAGGTTGGGGACCGGCAATACGTGGTGATCGCTGCTGGCGGCGCCGGCAAACCGGGCACCCGACCCGGCGACGCCTACTGGTGCTTCGCCCTTCCCTGA
- a CDS encoding cupin domain-containing protein has translation MNPTPSAPRRFVTLADALKEEFKGRTNYWICRPEVVEAERLQICQATLPPGKGHNFHTHPELEEVIYVLSGHVEQWVETSSRRLGPGDSAHIPAGVVHATFNRSGDDAVILAILSPAAAKGPFLVDVSDQEPWRSLDRSTPNPA, from the coding sequence ATGAATCCAACCCCATCCGCCCCCCGCCGTTTTGTCACCCTCGCCGATGCCTTGAAGGAGGAGTTCAAGGGTCGAACCAACTATTGGATCTGCCGCCCGGAAGTAGTCGAGGCCGAGCGCCTCCAGATCTGCCAGGCCACCCTGCCTCCGGGCAAAGGACATAACTTCCATACCCATCCCGAACTCGAGGAGGTGATCTACGTGCTCTCCGGCCACGTCGAGCAATGGGTCGAGACGTCGTCCCGCAGACTCGGCCCGGGCGATAGCGCGCACATCCCCGCCGGCGTGGTCCACGCCACCTTCAACCGTTCCGGGGACGATGCGGTGATCCTCGCAATTCTATCGCCGGCCGCCGCCAAGGGTCCGTTCCTCGTGGATGTGAGCGACCAGGAGCCGTGGCGATCCCTCGACCGCTCCACCCCGAACCCCGCCTGA